A stretch of Rhododendron vialii isolate Sample 1 chromosome 4a, ASM3025357v1 DNA encodes these proteins:
- the LOC131323840 gene encoding uncharacterized protein LOC131323840 produces MRRELFLRILKDVEAYDAYFVRRKDCIGHLGCSSIQKMTAAIRILAYGFSADHCDEYPKIGESTAVESLKRFCDAIIVLYEGQYLRSPNEHDIAWLLHEGEERGFPGMLGSLDCMHWVWKNCSVAWHGMHRGHHNKPTLILEAIASRDLWIWHAFFGMVGSHNDVNVLDHAQNFDNFIHGRMPPVNYVVNGHQYTLGYYLANGIYPQWATLIQSIQHPTTVKKRLFSQKQEVARKDVERAFGVLQSRWGITQGSVRYWKKDDLCKIMKTCITLHNMIIEDKGGIDIES; encoded by the coding sequence ATGCGACGAGAGTTGTTTCTTCGCATTTTGAAGGATGTGGAAGCCTATGATGCATATTTTGTCCGAAGGAAAGATTGCATCGGACACTTAGGCTGCTCTTCTATACAAAAGATGACAGCTGCAATACGTATACTAGCATATGGATTTTCGGCTGATCATTGTGATGAGTACCCTAAGATTGGTGAGAGTACTGCGGTTGAGAGCTTAAAGCGCTTTTGTGATGCCATCATTGTGTTGTACGAGGGACAATATCTCCGCTCACCTAACGAACATGACATTGCATGGCTGCTTCATGAAGGTGAGGAGAGAGGTTTTCCAGGAATGCTTGGGTCTTTAGATTGTATGCATTGGGTATGGAAAAATTGTTCTGTAGCATGGCATGGCATGCATAGGGGGCATCACAATAAACCTACTCTTATATTAGAGGCAATAGCATCAAGGGACCTTTGGATATGGCATGCTTTTTTTGGAATGGTAGGCTCCCATAATGATGTGAATGTCCTAGATCATGCCCAAAATTTTGACAACTTCATCCATGGAAGAATGCCTCCGGTTAACTATGTGGTGAATGGGCACCAGTATACATTGGGATATTACCTCGCGAATGGTATATATCCGCAATGGGCAACCTTAATCCAATCCATTCAACACCCGACAACGGTAAAAAAGAGGTTATTTTCTCAAAAACAAGAGGTGGCGAGGAAGGATGTTGAACGAGCATTTGGCGTGTTGCAGTCCAGATGGGGCATAACACAAGGATCAGTCCGTTATTGGAAAAAAGATGACCTTTGCAAAATAATGAAAACTTGCATAACACTACACAATATGATCATCGAAGACAAGGGTGGCATTGATATTGAAAGCTAG
- the LOC131322278 gene encoding glutathione S-transferase T2-like encodes MDPTHLNNFDHFESQPYELNSSFIFVPYHQFLSESSQIPPHQSSSSDLQSPTSQKKNKAQVQTARKQNWSKEEDEALCKAWLHVSENAAIGTDQARAKLWDGVCAKFNNILGYEKGRISKGLMHRWAIIQQHVNKYSSCERSIERNPTSGCNAEQSIEAAKDLYYRTNGHQFKWYGCWLILKDTSKWFHHMQEQERRKEKIAQRKKREGTLDVDEIVCPSNPSTLVTPSSVGAPISLDDNISPLNDGPNNLLRPTGRKEAKNPRRMKKGDQSEGFYLLRIQQHEEGAERTCSTKDFYGG; translated from the exons ATGGATCCCACTCACCTGAATAATTTCGATCACTTTGAGTCCCAACCATATGAACTAAACTCATCTTTTATCTTTGTTCCATACCACCAGTTTCTTTCTGAATCATCTCAAATCCCTCCTCATCAATCCTCCAGTAGTGATTTACAATCTCCAACATCACAAAAGAAGAACAAGGCTCAAGTCCAAACCGCAAGGAAACAAAATTGGAGCAAGGAGGAAGATGAAGCTCTTTGTAAGGCATGGTTGCACGTCTCCGAAAATGCGGCTATTGGTACAGACCAAGCAAGAGCAAAGTTATGGGACGGTGTCTGCGCCAAGTTTAATAACATATTGGGTTATGAGAAGGGAAGAATTAGCAAGGGATTGATGCACCGTTGGGCGATCATTCAGCAACACGTTAACAAATATTCTAGTTGCGAACGATCAATCGAGAGGAATCCAACTAGCGGCTGTAATGCTGAACAATCT ATTGAGGCTGCAAAagatttgtattatagaacaaatggTCATCAGTTTAAGTGGTATGGGTGTTGGCTAATTCTTAAAGATACCTCAAAATGGTTTCATCACATGCAAGAACAAGAACgcagaaaggaaaaaattgcaCAGCGGAAGAAACGTGAAGGTACTCTTGATGTTGATGAAATTGTATGTCCCTCTAATCCTTCTACTCTGGTAACACCATCTTCGGTTGGTGCACCAATTAGCCTTGATGATAACATATCACCACTCAATGATGGACCAAATAATTTACTAAGACCCACTGGTCGTAAAGAAGCAAAGAATCCACGCCGAATGAAGAAGGGCGATCAGTCGGAAGGTTTTTATCTTCTCAGAATTCAGCAACATGAGGAAGGAGCAGAAAGAACTTGTTCAACAAAAGATTTTTATGGCGGCTGA